The proteins below come from a single Candidatus Hydrogenedentota bacterium genomic window:
- a CDS encoding bifunctional methionine sulfoxide reductase B/A protein codes for MTLILSYAFMAALYGAFDENTPALSPEEEAVIVHKATERPFTGKYLNHWEKGVYHCRRCNAPLYRADTKFDAGCGWPSFDDQIKGAVKQVPDADGRRTEIVCARCGGHLGHVFFGEGFTPKNTRHCVNSLSLTFSEGATDSEPDYKHRALFAGGCFWGVEYLFQNEPGVLATQVGYAGGQVDKPTYEQVCSGNTGHAEAVAVFYDPQKTSFETLAKHFFEIHDPTQKDRQGPDVGSQYRSVAFYDTDQERDILLRLIEELKGKGFEVVTTVEKAPIFWQAEDYHRQYYNKTGKRPYCHQYQKRF; via the coding sequence ATGACTTTAATACTCTCTTATGCGTTTATGGCCGCCTTATACGGCGCTTTCGATGAAAATACCCCTGCCCTATCCCCCGAAGAAGAAGCGGTCATCGTGCATAAAGCGACGGAACGGCCCTTCACCGGAAAATATCTGAACCACTGGGAAAAGGGCGTCTATCACTGCCGACGCTGCAACGCCCCCCTATACCGGGCAGACACTAAATTTGATGCCGGATGCGGGTGGCCCAGCTTCGACGACCAGATAAAGGGCGCCGTCAAACAAGTGCCCGATGCAGACGGACGGCGCACGGAAATTGTCTGCGCCCGCTGTGGCGGGCACCTTGGTCATGTTTTCTTTGGCGAAGGCTTCACCCCAAAAAATACCCGGCACTGCGTCAACTCCCTGTCCTTAACCTTTAGCGAAGGCGCGACAGACTCGGAGCCCGATTACAAACATCGCGCCCTCTTTGCAGGCGGTTGTTTCTGGGGCGTCGAATATCTCTTTCAAAATGAACCGGGTGTCCTCGCCACCCAAGTGGGATATGCAGGGGGACAGGTGGACAAGCCCACCTATGAACAGGTGTGCAGCGGCAATACGGGTCATGCCGAAGCGGTGGCCGTCTTTTATGATCCGCAAAAGACCAGCTTCGAAACCCTCGCCAAACATTTCTTCGAAATCCATGATCCCACGCAAAAAGATCGTCAAGGTCCCGACGTTGGCAGTCAATACCGCTCCGTCGCCTTTTATGACACAGACCAAGAACGGGACATCCTGCTGCGCCTCATCGAAGAACTGAAAGGTAAAGGCTTCGAAGTGGTCACCACCGTTGAGAAAGCGCCAATCTTCTGGCAAGCCGAAGACTACCACCGGCAGTACTACAACAAAACGGGAAAACGGCCCTATTGCCACCAGTATCAAAAACGCTTCTAG